From Nicotiana tabacum cultivar K326 chromosome 20, ASM71507v2, whole genome shotgun sequence, one genomic window encodes:
- the LOC107823620 gene encoding cysteine-rich receptor-like protein kinase 2 isoform X2 translates to MEEVVTLVAFRLFVILSILLLPNVSEAEPRSQPVQIICGNQHEHNTTIYVPNFVATMETISEQMRTRGYGVAVTGTGLDANYGLAQCYGDLSLLDCVLCYAEARTVLPQCFPYNGGRIYLDGCFMRAENYTFYDQYLGPEDRHVCGNRTRKGSLFQQTARQAVQQAVANAPNSNGYARAEVAVPGATNETAYVQADCWRTLSANSCRACLQNASASMMGCLPWSEGRALYTGCFMRYSDVNFLNAIATSGDSSSNGNVVVIVIAVVSAVVVLVVGAVIAFYMWKNKQIQKKRKGSNDVEKLVKTLNDSSLNFKYSTLEKATGSFDEANKLGQGGFGTVYKGVLQDGREIAVKRLFFNNKHRAADFYNEVNIISSVEHKNLVRLLGCSCSGPESLLVYEFLPNQSLDRFIFDPSKGKTLNWEKRFEIIIGTAEGLVYLHENNKTRIIHRDIKASNILLDSRLRAKIADFGLARSFQEDKSHISTAIAGTLGYMAPEYLAHGQLTEKADVYSFGVLLLEIVTGRQNNRSKHTEYSDSLISIAWQHFQHGRVEELFDPNLMLHNYHTINVKNEVLRVVHVGLLCTQEVPGLRPSMSKALQMLVKKEEELPAPTNPPFVDEKTMELHDPWDTPSYPHREGDSASIANISHSSFYPR, encoded by the exons ATGGAGGAAGTAGTGACATTAGTTGCATTTAGACTATTTGTTATTCTATCAATTTTACTTCTACCAAATGTATCCGAGGCGGAACCCAGATCTCAACCGGTCCAGATCATATGCGGTAACCAACACGAGCATAATACTACAATTTATGTCCCAAATTTTGTTGCCACAATGGAAACCATAAGTGAACAAATGAGAACTAGAGGCTATGGAGTAGCAGTCACCGGCACTGGACTGGACGCTAACTATGGACTAGCACAGTGCTATGGTGATCTTTCTTTACTTGACTGTGTCTTATGCTATGCCGAAGCCCGAACAGTCCTTCCTCAGTGCTTTCCTTACAATGGAGGGCGAATTTATCTCGATGGCTGCTTTATGCGGGCTGAGAATTACACATTCTATGACCAGTATTTAGGACCTGAAGACAGACATGTCTGTGGAAATAGAACCAGAAAGGGTTCTTTGTTCCAACAAACCGCTAGGCAGGCTGTTCAGCAAGCTGTTGCTAATGCACCAAACAGTAATGGCTATGCACGCGCTGAAGTGGCAGTGCCCGGGGCAACAAACGAGACAGCTTATGTCCAAGCTGACTGCTGGAGAACACTGAGTGCTAACTCGTGCCGAGCTTGTTTGCAAAATGCATCTGCCTCTATGATGGGGTGCTTACCCTGGTCAGAAGGCCGAGCATTGTACACTGGATGCTTCATGAGATACTCGGATGTTAATTTTCTTAACGCTATAGCTACCAGTGGAGACTCATCATCAAATG GAAATGTGGTAGTAATTGTAATTGCTGTTGTTAGTGCTGTGGTCGTTTTGGTAGTGGGAGCTGTTATCGCCTTTTATATGTGGAAGAACAAACAAATACAGAAGAAGAGAAAAG GTTCCAATGATGTGGAGAAATTAGTGAAGACTCTTAACGATAGTAGCCTGAACTTCAAGTATTCAACTCTTGAGAAAGCCACCGGGTCTTTTGATGAGGCGAACAAGCTTGGTCAAGGTGGATTTGGTACAGTTTACAAG GGAGTTCTACAAGATGGGAGAGAGATTGCTGTTAAAAGGCTGTTCTTCAATAACAAACACAGAGCTGCAGATTTTTACAACGAAGTCAACATTATTAGCAGTGTTGAGCACAAAAATCTAGTAAGGCTATTAGGATGCAGCTGTTCTGGACCTGAAAGTCTTCTTGTATATGAGTTCCTCCCGAACCAGAGTCTTGATCGGTTTATCTTCG ACCCTAGCAAAGGTAAAACACTGAACTGGGAAAAAAGATTTGAAATCATTATAGGGACTGCAGAAGGTTTGGTCTACCTCCACGAAAACAATAAGACGAGGATTATTCATAGAGATATAAAAGCCAGCAATATTCTTTTGGATTCAAGGCTCAGAGCGAAAATTGCTGATTTTGGGTTGGCCAGGTCTTTCCAAGAAGACAAGAGTCACATAAGCACTGCCATTGCTGGGACTTT AGGATATATGGCCCCAGAATACTTAGCCCATGGCCAATTAACCGAAAAGGCAGATGTTTACAGCTTTGGTGTTCTTTTATTGGAGATTGTTACTGGAAGGCAGAACAATAGAAGCAAACACACTGAATACTCTGACAGCTTAATTTCTATT GCATGGCAGCATTTTCAACATGGGAGAGTAGAGGAATTGTTTGATCCAAATCTTATGTTGCACAACTACCATACTATCAATGTAAAAAATGAGGTTTTAAGAGTGGTACATGTCGGGCTATTGTGCACACAAGAGGTTCCGGGATTAAGACCATCTATGTCCAAGGCATTGCAGATGCTggtaaagaaagaagaagagttaCCTGCACCGACTAATCCTCCGTTTGTAGATGAGAAAACCATGGAGCTTCACGACCCTTGGGATACTCCATCTTATCCCCATAGAGAAGGTGATTCGGCTTCAATTGCCAACATCTCTCACAGTTCATTCTACCCCAGATGA
- the LOC142174367 gene encoding uncharacterized protein LOC142174367 gives MQVWILERRQCVRYKKNIRRRNPCSKGGFKPKLVDRIKPKLSIIPVLWNNPAFGEFKLNVDGCSKGNPGNAGGGGILRDHLGHMVMAFTVYLGCCSNNSAEVQASKTGMRLCLDHGFNKLTIESDSLLVLQMTKGEISTAWQIREEVKEIQAMNTDGQLQFTHTFREGNIPADLLANLAERDRKKISSSLGL, from the coding sequence ATGCAAGTCTGGATTCTAGAAAGAAGACAATGTGTGCGTTACAAGAAAAATATTAGACGGAGGAATCCATGTTCAAAAGGTGGTTTTAAGCCCAAGCTGGTTGATAGGATTAAGCCCAAGCTGAGCATCATACCAGTGTTATGGAATAATCCTGCTTTCGGTGAGTTCAAATTAAATGTAGATGGGTGCAGCAAAGGAAATCCTGGGAACGCAGGGGGTGGTGGGATTTTAAGAGATCATCTTGGACATATGGTCATGGCTTTCACTGTATATCTTGGGTGTTGCTCCAATAATTCAGCTGAGGTGCAGGCTAGTAAAACTGGAATGAGGTTGTGTTTAGACCACGGCTTTAACAAATTAACTATTGAATCAGATTCTTTACTTGTTCTTCAAATGACAAAGGGAGAAATCTCCACGGCATGGCAAATCAGAGAAGAAGTTAAAGAGATTCAAGCAATGAACACAGATGGACAGCTTCAATTCACTCACACCTTCAGGGAAGGTAACattccagctgatcttctagcAAATTTAGCGGAAAGAGATAGAAAAAAAATCAGTTCTTCACTGGGGCTATAA
- the LOC107823620 gene encoding cysteine-rich receptor-like protein kinase 2 isoform X1, with translation MEEVVTLVAFRLFVILSILLLPNVSEAEPRSQPVQIICGNQHEHNTTIYVPNFVATMETISEQMRTRGYGVAVTGTGLDANYGLAQCYGDLSLLDCVLCYAEARTVLPQCFPYNGGRIYLDGCFMRAENYTFYDQYLGPEDRHVCGNRTRKGSLFQQTARQAVQQAVANAPNSNGYARAEVAVPGATNETAYVQADCWRTLSANSCRACLQNASASMMGCLPWSEGRALYTGCFMRYSDVNFLNAIATSGDSSSNGNVVVIVIAVVSAVVVLVVGAVIAFYMWKNKQIQKKRKGSNDVEKLVKTLNDSSLNFKYSTLEKATGSFDEANKLGQGGFGTVYKGVLQDGREIAVKRLFFNNKHRAADFYNEVNIISSVEHKNLVRLLGCSCSGPESLLVYEFLPNQSLDRFIFADPSKGKTLNWEKRFEIIIGTAEGLVYLHENNKTRIIHRDIKASNILLDSRLRAKIADFGLARSFQEDKSHISTAIAGTLGYMAPEYLAHGQLTEKADVYSFGVLLLEIVTGRQNNRSKHTEYSDSLISIAWQHFQHGRVEELFDPNLMLHNYHTINVKNEVLRVVHVGLLCTQEVPGLRPSMSKALQMLVKKEEELPAPTNPPFVDEKTMELHDPWDTPSYPHREGDSASIANISHSSFYPR, from the exons ATGGAGGAAGTAGTGACATTAGTTGCATTTAGACTATTTGTTATTCTATCAATTTTACTTCTACCAAATGTATCCGAGGCGGAACCCAGATCTCAACCGGTCCAGATCATATGCGGTAACCAACACGAGCATAATACTACAATTTATGTCCCAAATTTTGTTGCCACAATGGAAACCATAAGTGAACAAATGAGAACTAGAGGCTATGGAGTAGCAGTCACCGGCACTGGACTGGACGCTAACTATGGACTAGCACAGTGCTATGGTGATCTTTCTTTACTTGACTGTGTCTTATGCTATGCCGAAGCCCGAACAGTCCTTCCTCAGTGCTTTCCTTACAATGGAGGGCGAATTTATCTCGATGGCTGCTTTATGCGGGCTGAGAATTACACATTCTATGACCAGTATTTAGGACCTGAAGACAGACATGTCTGTGGAAATAGAACCAGAAAGGGTTCTTTGTTCCAACAAACCGCTAGGCAGGCTGTTCAGCAAGCTGTTGCTAATGCACCAAACAGTAATGGCTATGCACGCGCTGAAGTGGCAGTGCCCGGGGCAACAAACGAGACAGCTTATGTCCAAGCTGACTGCTGGAGAACACTGAGTGCTAACTCGTGCCGAGCTTGTTTGCAAAATGCATCTGCCTCTATGATGGGGTGCTTACCCTGGTCAGAAGGCCGAGCATTGTACACTGGATGCTTCATGAGATACTCGGATGTTAATTTTCTTAACGCTATAGCTACCAGTGGAGACTCATCATCAAATG GAAATGTGGTAGTAATTGTAATTGCTGTTGTTAGTGCTGTGGTCGTTTTGGTAGTGGGAGCTGTTATCGCCTTTTATATGTGGAAGAACAAACAAATACAGAAGAAGAGAAAAG GTTCCAATGATGTGGAGAAATTAGTGAAGACTCTTAACGATAGTAGCCTGAACTTCAAGTATTCAACTCTTGAGAAAGCCACCGGGTCTTTTGATGAGGCGAACAAGCTTGGTCAAGGTGGATTTGGTACAGTTTACAAG GGAGTTCTACAAGATGGGAGAGAGATTGCTGTTAAAAGGCTGTTCTTCAATAACAAACACAGAGCTGCAGATTTTTACAACGAAGTCAACATTATTAGCAGTGTTGAGCACAAAAATCTAGTAAGGCTATTAGGATGCAGCTGTTCTGGACCTGAAAGTCTTCTTGTATATGAGTTCCTCCCGAACCAGAGTCTTGATCGGTTTATCTTCG CAGACCCTAGCAAAGGTAAAACACTGAACTGGGAAAAAAGATTTGAAATCATTATAGGGACTGCAGAAGGTTTGGTCTACCTCCACGAAAACAATAAGACGAGGATTATTCATAGAGATATAAAAGCCAGCAATATTCTTTTGGATTCAAGGCTCAGAGCGAAAATTGCTGATTTTGGGTTGGCCAGGTCTTTCCAAGAAGACAAGAGTCACATAAGCACTGCCATTGCTGGGACTTT AGGATATATGGCCCCAGAATACTTAGCCCATGGCCAATTAACCGAAAAGGCAGATGTTTACAGCTTTGGTGTTCTTTTATTGGAGATTGTTACTGGAAGGCAGAACAATAGAAGCAAACACACTGAATACTCTGACAGCTTAATTTCTATT GCATGGCAGCATTTTCAACATGGGAGAGTAGAGGAATTGTTTGATCCAAATCTTATGTTGCACAACTACCATACTATCAATGTAAAAAATGAGGTTTTAAGAGTGGTACATGTCGGGCTATTGTGCACACAAGAGGTTCCGGGATTAAGACCATCTATGTCCAAGGCATTGCAGATGCTggtaaagaaagaagaagagttaCCTGCACCGACTAATCCTCCGTTTGTAGATGAGAAAACCATGGAGCTTCACGACCCTTGGGATACTCCATCTTATCCCCATAGAGAAGGTGATTCGGCTTCAATTGCCAACATCTCTCACAGTTCATTCTACCCCAGATGA